The proteins below are encoded in one region of Amorphus orientalis:
- a CDS encoding efflux RND transporter periplasmic adaptor subunit, which yields MTTKRIRRDGLVAIALLLVLAACNDTEQQSSSGASAAPARPPSPVSIVTVEPQQIPIVDELPGRIAPTRTAEVRPRVSGIVTERVFTQGSRVEKGDVLYKIDSAPFEVQVKRAEANLKRAQAEQLRAQQDADRQKKLLDRNVVAQQAYDVASAELAQANANVAAAEAELRTAKLDLEYANVTAPISGRIGRALITEGALVSANNSEPLATILQLDPVYADFTQSVREMMSLRKALKMGSLAKDPGEAPVKLVLDDGTEYAHAGTLLFSDTAVDRTTGQVILRAEFPNPDGELLPGLYVRVQIEQGIQNNALAVPRQAVQRDASGNARVFVVDGESKAAVRPVTIGRVAGDSWIVEEGLQAGDKVIVEGFQKIGPGAPVAPQPWKADGTAEGEQPTSAAGDKKAG from the coding sequence ATGACAACGAAGCGTATTCGGCGTGACGGATTGGTCGCCATCGCGCTTCTTTTGGTTCTTGCGGCGTGCAACGACACGGAGCAGCAAAGCTCTTCCGGTGCGTCCGCCGCACCGGCGCGTCCGCCCTCACCGGTCAGTATCGTGACGGTGGAACCCCAGCAGATCCCGATCGTCGACGAACTTCCCGGCCGAATTGCACCGACGCGGACAGCCGAAGTGCGCCCGCGGGTCTCCGGGATCGTCACGGAACGCGTCTTCACCCAGGGCAGCCGGGTGGAAAAGGGCGACGTCCTCTACAAGATCGATTCCGCGCCGTTCGAGGTTCAGGTCAAGCGGGCCGAGGCGAACCTGAAGCGCGCACAGGCCGAACAGCTGCGTGCCCAGCAGGATGCCGACCGGCAGAAGAAGCTTCTCGATCGCAACGTGGTCGCCCAGCAGGCCTACGACGTGGCCTCCGCGGAACTCGCCCAGGCCAACGCCAACGTGGCCGCCGCAGAAGCGGAGCTCAGGACGGCGAAGCTCGATCTGGAGTACGCCAACGTGACCGCTCCGATCAGCGGCCGGATCGGCCGTGCGCTGATCACCGAGGGCGCGCTGGTCAGCGCCAACAATTCCGAACCGCTGGCCACGATCCTGCAGCTCGATCCCGTCTATGCCGACTTCACCCAGTCGGTTCGGGAAATGATGTCGCTCAGGAAGGCCCTGAAGATGGGGTCGCTTGCCAAGGATCCGGGCGAAGCGCCGGTCAAACTCGTGCTGGACGATGGTACCGAGTACGCGCATGCCGGGACGCTGCTGTTTTCCGATACCGCCGTGGACCGCACGACCGGCCAGGTGATCCTGCGCGCCGAGTTCCCGAATCCGGACGGCGAGCTGCTGCCCGGGCTGTATGTCCGCGTGCAGATCGAACAGGGCATCCAGAACAACGCCCTCGCAGTGCCGCGCCAGGCCGTCCAGCGGGATGCGAGCGGCAATGCCCGCGTCTTCGTGGTCGACGGCGAAAGCAAGGCGGCCGTGCGGCCGGTCACCATCGGAAGGGTCGCCGGCGACAGCTGGATCGTCGAGGAAGGCCTGCAGGCGGGCGACAAGGTGATCGTCGAGGGCTTCCAGAAGATCGGCCCCGGCGCACCGGTGGCCCCGCAGCCCTGGAAGGCCGACGGGACCGCAGAAGGCGAGCAGCCCACCTCCGCCGCTGGC
- a CDS encoding TetR/AcrR family transcriptional regulator — MGRKRTIDRDSVLDAAECIVRRDGTARLTLDAVACEAGISKASVIYDYKTKAALMQAIVERRIAAEDARLETIREALASCPDATIRTHIAAAAGEYAEEEAEIALCLSAAMAQNPALREPIHKKYADYLDQIRAESQHPRGALLAYLALGGLRMMEKFGVYRFSSDERSQLLQEIGWLVDQDPQQVPIKNPETTE; from the coding sequence ATGGGCCGCAAACGCACCATCGACCGCGACTCCGTGCTCGACGCCGCCGAATGCATCGTTCGGCGCGACGGTACCGCGCGGCTGACCCTGGATGCGGTGGCCTGCGAAGCCGGCATCAGCAAAGCCAGCGTCATCTACGACTACAAGACGAAGGCCGCCCTGATGCAGGCGATCGTCGAACGCCGGATCGCGGCGGAAGATGCTCGGCTTGAGACGATCCGCGAGGCGCTCGCCTCCTGCCCTGACGCCACCATCCGCACCCACATCGCGGCAGCGGCCGGGGAGTACGCGGAGGAAGAGGCGGAAATCGCGCTCTGCCTGTCGGCGGCCATGGCCCAGAACCCGGCACTGCGCGAACCCATTCACAAGAAGTACGCCGACTATCTCGATCAGATCAGAGCGGAATCCCAGCACCCTCGCGGCGCCCTTCTCGCCTATCTGGCTCTGGGTGGTCTGCGCATGATGGAAAAGTTCGGGGTTTACCGGTTCTCTTCGGACGAACGTTCCCAACTGCTCCAGGAGATCGGCTGGCTGGTCGACCAGGATCCGCAGCAGGTCCCGATCAAGAACCCCGAGACAACGGAATGA